The stretch of DNA GTTCAAACAATTATGTTTGCAAGAGAAAATTGTCTAATACAATCGACAGCGGTAATTTTGGAATAGAAATGACTGACCACCTGAAAGAATTTTACGAATGGGAAAAAAATACACAAACAGGGATTAAGTCAGAATACACCAGATTTGCATCTAATGAATTTTGGTCGAAGGTGACAAGAGAAAGCGACAACTGTCTTGGGAAAAAATGTCCGAATTTTTCTTCTTCGTATTATTTTCTTGAAAAAGAAAAATGGAGAAACTCTAATATTCTTGTAGTGAACCATCATCTTTTGGCAAGCCATATCGCAGGAGAATATAAAATTCTTCCAGAGTTTTCATATCTTATTATTGATGAAGCCCACAATTTTCCTGAAATCTTGAGTAAAACTTTTGGAGCTAAACTTACATTTGAGGACATTCAAAAAAGTTTGGATTTCATTTATGTTGTTGGGAAAAAGGGAGGAATCATTACCAAGTTTCAAAAAGAAAAATCTATAGAGGGATTAAAAGAACAAATTAAAGGGACAAATAAATTGCTCGTAAGCTATTTTAATAAATTGTATTCGGAAGTTCCTATTTCATTCACAACTCAAAGAATCAAAGAGAAATTAAAATTAGATGAAGGCGATTTAGAATGTGCGTTAGGCGAAATTGTAGAAGAACTGAGTAGGGAAATAGCAGATTCTGCCAATGAATCCGATGGGGTGGACTCAAAAGAAAAAGTTTTGGAATTGCAGATGGTGTCTGATCGGCTGAATAGTTCGATAGATATTTTAAAGAAAGTTCGTATGAAAAAGGAAGCAGATTTGGTAGTGTGGCTTGAGGCCAATGGAGACAGATTTGCAACTCTTTGTGTCGAGCCTTTGCAATCTTCTTCTATTTTTCAAGAGAATGTAGTCGGAAAAATGGAAAGCATTATTTTTACATCGGCAACTTTGAAGAGTGGAAAAAAAGACTTTAGCTATTATAAAAATAAATTAGGGGATATTCCGGTAAAAGAAGAAATTCTGAACTCTCCTTTTGACTATACTAAAAATTCTATTTTGTATCTTGCAAGAAATTTAAGGGATCCTTCCAGTGAAAGTGATGACTTTCAAGAGGATGTAATTAAATTGATTCCATACTTACTCGAGCTTACTCAGGGAGATACCTTCGTTCTTTTCACTTCGAATAAATCCATGAATTCTGTTTACGATGCACTCTCTAAAAATTCTACATACCCTATCTTCTCTCAAGGAGAATTGGGACCCAATCGAGCCAAAGAAGGGTATTTGAAAACAGAAAAAAGTGTACTCTTCGGGGTATCCACTTTTTGGCAAGGGATTGATATAAAGGGAGATAAATTGAAAAGTGTAATTATCGTAAAACTTCCCTTTCAACCACCCAACGACCCTGTGCTTGAGGCAAAAACCGATGAGTTGAAAAAGCTTCGCTTGAATCCATTTATGGAATTGCAACTGCCTTTGGCAATTCAAACTATGAAACAGGGGTTTGGAAGACTAATCCGAAGTAAAACAGACACCGGGGTTGTTTCTATTTTAGACCCAAGGATCCGTACTAAATCCTATGGCTCTTTAATCTTGGATTCTCTCCCGCCTGCAAAAATTGTCAATTCATTCGGAGAGTTAAAGTTTGCCTATTCAAAACTACCTCAGTATAAATGAAACATAAAACTGTTGTTGAAATTCGATTGACACAACATATAGAATTTTAGGATTATGTCTCTAAAATGGAAAATAAGAAAAATTCATCAGGATTGTTCTCCGGCTCAAAGAAAGCGGCGTTGTTGTTATTATCCTTAAAAAAAGAAGAAGCTGCAAAAGTATTATCTCACTTAGATGATAAGATGATTGAAGAAGTGGTTGTGGAAATGTCAAAGATTCGCTCTGTTTCTAAAGTGGAAAAAGAGAGTATTCTTGCCGAGTTTCAATTTGAGATAAGCAGAATTTCTGGAGAGTTGGTCGGTGGGATCGAAAAGGCAAGAGAAATTCTAACCTATTCCAGACTTGGTGAATCAAAAGCAGAAGAAATTATCGGAAAAATTTCTAAAAAGGATATTGAGAAAGATTTTGATTTTTTCAATAGTGTAGATCACATAGTTTTGAGTAGTTTACTTGCCCATGAAGCTCCTCAAACAATCGCAGTCACTTTATCTTTTTTGCAACCAAAAGTTGCGGCTCTTGTATTGAAAAATTTTCCAGAAGACTTGCAAGCAAAAATCGCCATGAAACTTGCAATAACTTCCAAGACCCACCCGGATGCAATTTCTGAAATAGCCAAAACCCTAAAGAAAAAATATGAAGCCAGAGATAAGTCTGAATTGAGCGAGGCAGGTGGTGCCCAGTCTCTTGCAAATATCCTAAATCACATGGATAAAAATTTGGAAGATAAAATTCTTCGAGATCTTACAGAAAACTCACCAGAGCTTGCAGGTCAGGTTCGAGAAAAATTGTATTCCTTTGAAGATATTTTTAACTTAGATAATAAAGAAATGAGAATCCTAATCAATAGGATCGGAAATAATGAATTGTTTGCACTTGCACTCCGGGGGGCAGGAGATGAGTTAAAAAAACATTTTTTTGGAGCCATGTCTCAAAATCGAGCTTATGATATTGTAGAAGAAATGGAATCTAAGGGACGAGTCACTTTACGAGAAATTCAAGAAGCGAGAAATTCTATTCTTTTTACTGCAAGGAATCTCGAAGAAGAGAATCTTATCATTATTAAAAAAGGCAAAGAAGAATATATTTAAAAATTACAGACTAAGTAGATTCCAAAAGTTTTAGAATAATTGCTTTTTGAGCGTCAAGTCTATTCTCTGCTTGTTGAAATATAATAGAATTTTCACTTTCTACAATTTCTCTGGTAATTTCATAACCGGCGTGTATTGGCATATCGTGCATAATTTTCGCTTTTGAGTTTTTTAATAAATTGGAATTGATTTGATAGGGCATCATGATTTCGATTCTTTCTTGTTTTTCTTTTTCAAATTCTGGGTCATTGAAAAATTCCATATCTACCCAAGTATCTGTATATACATAATCTGAATTTTTTACCGCAAACCGAATATCTTTTTCCCAAGTTAAGGTCTTTCTTTTTTTTCCTTTAGCTATTGCATTTTCTACTGTTGATTCAGGTTTTGCAATCGGAGTTACTAATACTAAATTCACACCTAAAGACGAGGTAATTTCTATAAGTGAATTTACTACATTGTTGTGAACCCCAACATAACAAAGATTGACTCCTTCCATATTTCCCCTGTCCATAGCAATTGTAAGCATATCGGCAAGAGCTTGGCACGGGTGGTATAAATTGCAACAACCATTGATAAGAGGGACTTTGGAGCCGGATTTCAGTGTAAGAAGGTCTTCGTGCTTTTTTAGCCTTGCCATGATAATAGCTACATTTCTGGAGAGATACTCTGCTTCAAAATCTATTTCCGAAATTTGAAAATTAGAGGAAAACCAATCTAAATAGATCGCATGCCCTCCGAGTTCGGTCATCCCTGCTTCAAAAGATACTCTTGTTCTTGTAGAAGTTTTTTGGAAAACCATAGCCATTGTTCTTCCCGATAAGTGTCCGGAAAAATACACCCTATTTTTTTTTACATAGAGTGAAAAATCCAATAGTTCTTGAATTTCAGAATCGCTCCAGTCGTCAAAAGAAATAAGGTGTTTTACTTTTTTCTGCATAATTCAATTATCGGCAGAAAAATTACTCATTCTAAAGGAGGGAATTTGGAAAACCACAATTCAACCATGATTATTTTAAGAGGATTTTTGAAATATGTTTGTGATTGTTTTACAGTTTCTTGTTCCATGTTATTTTAGAAATTCAAAATTTCCACTTGACCAAATATTGGGTTTCTGTAAACCAACAAGATAGATGATGAAAATTCTTCTATTTTTAGTTTTTTTTTATTATTCATGGAAAGTAATTAGGAATTTTCTTTTTGAAAATGCAAATAGGGAAGAAAAAGAAAAATACTCACAAAGAAATTCCCCATTTTCCAGACAAATCGAGAAAGACGTTACGAATCGTGCAAGAGTGATTAGAGAAGATTGAAGTTATTTAGATTTTTTCAAATTTACTAATTGGAAATATCCATTCAACTCCAAAATCTTCATCAAAGTCATCATACAAACCCATTTGAATTGTAGGAATTAAATATTTGGAATTCAAAATTTGTTGAAATTCCAGAATCATGGTTGGTCCAAGTCCAACTGTTCCTAATTCAACTATTAATTTTTCGTTAAATATTTTTGCTGGCATATTTTCTGTAGGTATATGTTTGGAACTATCTAAAGAATTTTGGATTGGAAAAAATTTGTTTTGATTTAAAAAATCTACCAATATTTTTTCTTGAATAGATTTGATTTTTAGTCTGCAACCAGATTCATTTTTCCAAAAACCTAGAAAGTCAATAATAGCGACAGATATAAGAAACCTCTTTTTCTGCATTTACATGAAAAATTTTTCCAGCTTCAATTGTAAAACTCTCACCGGATGTAAAAACTTTCCAATCCGATTCGGGTAGTTGTACCTTTAGACTGCCCGAGGTAATAGTCAGAATTTCTTTTTTTGTAGTATCAAATTCGTATTTACCGGATGAGATGACCCCGACAGTGGCCGGTGAATCTTCGGTTTGAAAAGAAATTGATTTTACGTTTCCGTTAAAATATTCGTTTACTTTCAGCAAATTGGGCCTCTTTATTTTTTTGCAATTTTGGGGTTATTCTATATTCCAGACTTCTCCGGAATAGAGTAGTTTGTGTAAGTCCCCTTCGCCTTTTTTGGATTTAACCAGATCAATTTGTTTTTTGACTTCCACCTCATACGCCGGTTTCTCTACAGCCCTTAATACTCCCATAGGCACCGGAAACTCAGGCAGATTCATTCTGGAAAGCATAAAGGCATAGTCAGGGTTCATTCTTTTTTCGTCATGGACTGATATTGAATCCATTCCTGATTTTGCAACTTCTACAACTTTTGGTTTGAATTCATCAATTTGTATTCCGAATTCATTTTCTTTTCCGAACACTAAAGGTTTTCCATGCTCGATGTGAATCGTTTTATCATCGCGGGATTCCTTACTGATAGATGAGTCATGTGCACCGTCGTTAAATATAATGCAATTTTGAAATACTTCAATAAAAGATGTTCCTTTGTGTTTTGCTGCTCTTTCAAAAACTTCCGACATGTGCTTTTGATTTTTATCGTAGGTTCTTGCTACAAAACTTGCTTCTGCGCCAAGAGCTAAAGATAAGGGAGCGAGTGGTGCATCAATGGAGCCGTAAGGGCTGGACTTAGTTACTTTTCCGAACTCACTGGTTGGTGAGTATTGTCCTTTGGTTAAGCCGTAGATTTGGTTATTAAAAAGAATGATGTTAATGTCAACATTCCTTCTGACTGCATGAATTAAATGATTTCCTCCAATAGACAATCCATCACCATCTCCTGTAATAACCCAAACGCTTAAATCCGGGTTAGCTACCTTGACTCCGGTTGCAATCGCAGGCGCACGGCCATGGATAGTATGAAAACCGTAAGTATTCATATAGTATGGAAATCTGGACGAGCATCCGATTCCGGATACAAATACAAATTTTTCTTTTGGTATTCCAAGTTCCGGTAGTGTCTTTTGGACTGCACTTAAAATACCATAGTCACCACAACCCGGACACCATCGTATTTCCTGATCAGCCGTAAAATCTTTCTTTGTTAGCAATTGTTTCGTATCCGACATATCTATCCCTTTAAAGATCGTAAAATCTCTTCTATTTTTTCTTGAATTTCGTTTATAGTAAAAGGCTTACCCTTGATCTTGTTTAATTTTTCTACTCTCACTCCAAAAGTTCCCTGTAATAAAAACGCCAATTGACCGGTATTTAATTCAGGGACGAGTATATGGCGAAAATTTTTCATAATAGATTCTAAATTTTTTGGGAATGGGTTTAACCAGCGAATTTGTGCGTGAGACACCTTCACTCCTTCTTTTTGGCTTTTTTCTACTGCGCTACGGATTGAGCCTTGGGTAGAGCCCCAACCGATGATTAAAATATCCCCGGATTTTTCTCCGAAGATTTCTTGTTCAGGAATAAAATTTTCAATATTCTTTATTTTTTTTGCTCTCATCCAAACCATTTTTTCGTGGTTGTCCGGATCGTAGCTAACTGCACCGGAAAGAGAGTCTTTTTCTAAGCCTCCGATTCTATGTTCAAGTCCAGGAACACCAGGCACTGCCCAATCTCTGGCAAGAGTATCTTCGTGTCTTTGGTAACTCATGTATTTCCCTGAAGGGTGGTTTGGGGATTGAATTAGGTTAGATTTTATTTCAGGTAGATTTTCTAAATTGGGCAGTTTCCACGGCTCGGATCCATTTGCGAGATAACCATCTGTCAATAGAATGATTGGGGTCATAAATTGTAAGGCGACTCTTACAGCTTCATAAGCAGTTTCAAAACAATCAGCCGGAGTGTCTGCTGCAAGAACTGGAATTGGGCTTTCCCCGTTTCTTCCGTAGATAGATTGGAGTAAATCGGATTGCTCTGTTTTTGTAGGAAGTCCTGTAGAAGGCCCACCTCTTTGAACATTCACAATCACCAAAGGAAGCTCTGTCATTATAGCGAGGTTGATTGCTTCTGATTTCAAACAAAGCCCGGGGCCGGAGGTGGTTGTAACCGCAAGATTTCCTGCAAAAGATGCACCAATTGCACTTGCAACACCTGCAATTTCATCTTCACACTGTAGTGTCTTCACATCATAGTTTTTGAATTTCGACAATTCGTGTAAAATATCAGAGGCAGGGGTAATCGGATAACTCCCAAGGAATAGAGGAAGGTTTGCTTTGTGTGCTGCAGTTACAAGACCGATAGCGGTTGCCGAGTTGCCTGTAATATTCCTGTAAGTTCCTTTTGCGAGTTTTGCTTTCGGTACTTCAAATTGAGATACAAATACTTCGGCTGTATCTGCATAATTGTATCCTGCTCGTAAGGCTAATAAGTTGGCTTGAATAACTTGGTCTTGACCTTTGAATTTTTCTTCCAACCATTTTTCTGTGTTTAGCATCGGTCTGGAAAACATCCAATAAGTCATTCCGAGAGCAAAAAGATTTTTTGTTCTATCTACTTCTTTTTCTGACATATTTAATTTTTCGAGAGCCAAGGAAGTCAGTTTGTTGATTTGCACTTCAAATACTTGGTATTTTTTCTTCAATTCATCTGTAATCGGAGTTTCTTTGTAACCGGCTTTTTCTAAATCTTTTTCAGTGAATGCGTCGCTGTTTGTGATAAGGATTCCGCCAATCTTCAAATCTTTGATATTGGTCTTTAAGGCAGCCGGGTTCATTGCGATTAACACATCCGGTGAGTCTCCGGGTGTGTGAATGTCTTCAGAGGAAAAATTTAACTGAAACCCGGAAACCCCCGCAAGCGTACCGGCAGGGGCACGAATCTCTGCGGGGTAGTCTGGAAAAGTAGCAAGGTCATTTCCGAATATGGCAGTAGTAGCTGTAAACTGGCTACCTGTAAGTTGCATTCCATCCCCTGAGTCACCACAAAATCTGATTATTGCTGAGGTTTTTGTTTCTTTTGATTTTTGCATAAAATGGATAAATCCTTCCTAATAACTAATACCAAACTTTACATTGTCAAATTTTTAGCAAGTAACTGATGATTGGAGTCCAATTATTCTAAAAAAGTTTGTCCTTTTTTTTATAAAAATGGTATATAATGAATTATAAGGGTAGCAAGTATTTTAATTGTCTTGGTTTAGATTATGTATTATTGATAATTGTGGATTTATTGAAAATACATAACTAACCTCAGTTTTTTATTAATTGACCCTATAATAAGTATATTTTAGCGAAAAAGAGGGAGTTTTGAAGAA from Leptospiraceae bacterium encodes:
- the fliG gene encoding flagellar motor switch protein FliG, coding for MENKKNSSGLFSGSKKAALLLLSLKKEEAAKVLSHLDDKMIEEVVVEMSKIRSVSKVEKESILAEFQFEISRISGELVGGIEKAREILTYSRLGESKAEEIIGKISKKDIEKDFDFFNSVDHIVLSSLLAHEAPQTIAVTLSFLQPKVAALVLKNFPEDLQAKIAMKLAITSKTHPDAISEIAKTLKKKYEARDKSELSEAGGAQSLANILNHMDKNLEDKILRDLTENSPELAGQVREKLYSFEDIFNLDNKEMRILINRIGNNELFALALRGAGDELKKHFFGAMSQNRAYDIVEEMESKGRVTLREIQEARNSILFTARNLEEENLIIIKKGKEEYI
- a CDS encoding ornithine carbamoyltransferase — protein: MMQKKVKHLISFDDWSDSEIQELLDFSLYVKKNRVYFSGHLSGRTMAMVFQKTSTRTRVSFEAGMTELGGHAIYLDWFSSNFQISEIDFEAEYLSRNVAIIMARLKKHEDLLTLKSGSKVPLINGCCNLYHPCQALADMLTIAMDRGNMEGVNLCYVGVHNNVVNSLIEITSSLGVNLVLVTPIAKPESTVENAIAKGKKRKTLTWEKDIRFAVKNSDYVYTDTWVDMEFFNDPEFEKEKQERIEIMMPYQINSNLLKNSKAKIMHDMPIHAGYEITREIVESENSIIFQQAENRLDAQKAIILKLLEST
- a CDS encoding DEAD/DEAH box helicase, yielding MKRNIQEYFTEEKIKNCLPDFEPRVEQVKMAEKVFQSFSKSENLIVEAGTGVGKSLAYIIPAAIFSMESETTVVISTETKSLQTQILEKDIPIAKKILQKEFRAEIALGSNNYVCKRKLSNTIDSGNFGIEMTDHLKEFYEWEKNTQTGIKSEYTRFASNEFWSKVTRESDNCLGKKCPNFSSSYYFLEKEKWRNSNILVVNHHLLASHIAGEYKILPEFSYLIIDEAHNFPEILSKTFGAKLTFEDIQKSLDFIYVVGKKGGIITKFQKEKSIEGLKEQIKGTNKLLVSYFNKLYSEVPISFTTQRIKEKLKLDEGDLECALGEIVEELSREIADSANESDGVDSKEKVLELQMVSDRLNSSIDILKKVRMKKEADLVVWLEANGDRFATLCVEPLQSSSIFQENVVGKMESIIFTSATLKSGKKDFSYYKNKLGDIPVKEEILNSPFDYTKNSILYLARNLRDPSSESDDFQEDVIKLIPYLLELTQGDTFVLFTSNKSMNSVYDALSKNSTYPIFSQGELGPNRAKEGYLKTEKSVLFGVSTFWQGIDIKGDKLKSVIIVKLPFQPPNDPVLEAKTDELKKLRLNPFMELQLPLAIQTMKQGFGRLIRSKTDTGVVSILDPRIRTKSYGSLILDSLPPAKIVNSFGELKFAYSKLPQYK
- a CDS encoding 2-oxoacid:acceptor oxidoreductase subunit alpha, which codes for MQKSKETKTSAIIRFCGDSGDGMQLTGSQFTATTAIFGNDLATFPDYPAEIRAPAGTLAGVSGFQLNFSSEDIHTPGDSPDVLIAMNPAALKTNIKDLKIGGILITNSDAFTEKDLEKAGYKETPITDELKKKYQVFEVQINKLTSLALEKLNMSEKEVDRTKNLFALGMTYWMFSRPMLNTEKWLEEKFKGQDQVIQANLLALRAGYNYADTAEVFVSQFEVPKAKLAKGTYRNITGNSATAIGLVTAAHKANLPLFLGSYPITPASDILHELSKFKNYDVKTLQCEDEIAGVASAIGASFAGNLAVTTTSGPGLCLKSEAINLAIMTELPLVIVNVQRGGPSTGLPTKTEQSDLLQSIYGRNGESPIPVLAADTPADCFETAYEAVRVALQFMTPIILLTDGYLANGSEPWKLPNLENLPEIKSNLIQSPNHPSGKYMSYQRHEDTLARDWAVPGVPGLEHRIGGLEKDSLSGAVSYDPDNHEKMVWMRAKKIKNIENFIPEQEIFGEKSGDILIIGWGSTQGSIRSAVEKSQKEGVKVSHAQIRWLNPFPKNLESIMKNFRHILVPELNTGQLAFLLQGTFGVRVEKLNKIKGKPFTINEIQEKIEEILRSLKG
- a CDS encoding 2-oxoacid:ferredoxin oxidoreductase subunit beta, which translates into the protein MSDTKQLLTKKDFTADQEIRWCPGCGDYGILSAVQKTLPELGIPKEKFVFVSGIGCSSRFPYYMNTYGFHTIHGRAPAIATGVKVANPDLSVWVITGDGDGLSIGGNHLIHAVRRNVDINIILFNNQIYGLTKGQYSPTSEFGKVTKSSPYGSIDAPLAPLSLALGAEASFVARTYDKNQKHMSEVFERAAKHKGTSFIEVFQNCIIFNDGAHDSSISKESRDDKTIHIEHGKPLVFGKENEFGIQIDEFKPKVVEVAKSGMDSISVHDEKRMNPDYAFMLSRMNLPEFPVPMGVLRAVEKPAYEVEVKKQIDLVKSKKGEGDLHKLLYSGEVWNIE
- a CDS encoding pyrimidine/purine nucleoside phosphorylase encodes the protein MLKVNEYFNGNVKSISFQTEDSPATVGVISSGKYEFDTTKKEILTITSGSLKVQLPESDWKVFTSGESFTIEAGKIFHVNAEKEVSYICRYY